In Elaeis guineensis isolate ETL-2024a chromosome 1, EG11, whole genome shotgun sequence, a genomic segment contains:
- the LOC105040139 gene encoding glucose-1-phosphate adenylyltransferase large subunit 4, chloroplastic/amyloplastic isoform X2: MAEALPTHTMALGSGGGDHCSLVLPRLRGRALVSAGSSSFLGERVCRAGGSPRNHGDGRLRRDLGKPLVATTINSVLADVAKNFMAQPVDAPAFERPLVDPGTVASIILGGGAGTRLFPLTRRRAKPAVPIGGCYRLIDVPMSNCINSGINKIYVLTQFNSQSLNHHLARTYNLGNGVNFGDGFVEVLAATQTPGEFGKRWFQGTADAVRQFIWLFEDAKLRHIENILILSGDHLYRMNYMDFVQKHINCGADISVSCVPIDDSRASDFGLMKVDKMGRIHQFLEKPKGENLRTMQVDTTVLGLPPEYAKNYKYIASMGIYVFKIDVLLKLLRWHYPTANDFGSEIIPMAAKDYNVQAYLFDGYWEDIGTIKSFFDANLSLTDQSPKFHFHDPKKPIFTSPRFLPPTKIEQCRVVDSIISHGCFLTQCSIEHSIVGVRSRLEYGVELKDTMMMGADYYQTEAERASFLAEGKVPVGVGENRTVSSTKMAGSERA; the protein is encoded by the exons ATGGCGGAGGCGCTGCCCACGCACACTATGGCTCTCGGGTCGGGCGGCGGCGATCACTGCTCACTGGTTCTCCCTCGGCTCCGGGGCAGAGCTCTGGTGTCTGCTGGGTCGTCATCCTTTCTTGGCGAGAGAGTTTGCCGCGCAGGAGGGTCGCCCAGGAATCATGGAGATGGTCGACTCAGAAGGGATCTTGGCAAGCCGCTCGTCGCCACCACCATCAACTCTGTTCTTGCTGACGTTGCCAAAAACTTCATG GCACAGCCCGTTGACGCGCCGGCCTTCGAAAGGCCACTAGTCGATCCGGGAACTGTTGCCTCGATCATATTAGGCGGAGGAGCTGGAACTCGACTTTTTCCTCTCACTCGAAGAAGGGCGAAACCAGCT GTACCAATTGGAGGTTGTTATAGGCTTATTGATGTACCAATGAGCAATTGCATCAACAGtggaataaataaaatttatgttctAACTCAATTTAACTCTCAGTCTCTGAATCACCATCTTGCTCGGACATATAACTTAGGTAACGGTGTAAATTTTGGTGATGGATTTGTAGAG GTGCTAGCAGCAACACAAACACCCGGAGAATTTGGGAAGAGATGGTTTCAGGGAACAGCAGATGCTGTTAGGCAATTCATATGGCTATTTGAG GATGCAAAACTTAGACATATAGAGAACATACTGATTTTGTCTGGCGATCATCTGTATCGAATGAATTACATGGACTTTGTGCAG AAACACATTAACTGTGGGGCAGATATTTCTGTTTCTTGTGTCCCAATTGATGACAG TCGTGCTTCAGATTTTGGATTGATGAAGGTTGACAAAATGGGGCGAATCCATCAGTTTCTTGAAAAGCCAAAGGGTGAAAATCTGAGGACTATG CAAGTAGACACAACTGTCTTAGGATTGCCTCCTGAATatgcaaaaaattataaatacatTGCATCAATGGGAATATATGTGTTCAAGATAGATGTCCTTCTGAAGCTTCTAAG ATGGCACTATCCTACTGCTAATGATTTTGGCTCAGAGATCATACCAATGGCTGCTAAAGACTACAATGTGCAG GCATATCTATTTGATGGATACTGGGAGGATATTGGAACAATAAAATCATTTTTTGATGCAAATTTGTCTCTCACTGATCAG TCTCCCAAGTTTCATTTTCATGATCCTAAGAAGCCTATTTTTACATCACCACGGTTTTTACCACCAACTAAGATAGAACAATGCAGG GTTGTAGACTCTATAATTTCACATGGATGCTTCTTGACACAATGCAGCATTGAACATTCCATAGTTGGTGTTCGCTCAAGATTAGAGTATGGGGTGGAGCTTAAG GATACCATGATGATGGGTGCAGACTATTATCAGACTGAGGCAGAGAGAGCATCTTTCCTGGCTGAGGGGAAGGTTCCAGTTGGCGTTGGAGAGAACA GAACTGTATCATCGACAAAAATGGCAGGATCGGAAAGAGCGTGA
- the LOC105040139 gene encoding glucose-1-phosphate adenylyltransferase large subunit 4, chloroplastic/amyloplastic isoform X1: MAEALPTHTMALGSGGGDHCSLVLPRLRGRALVSAGSSSFLGERVCRAGGSPRNHGDGRLRRDLGKPLVATTINSVLADVAKNFMAQPVDAPAFERPLVDPGTVASIILGGGAGTRLFPLTRRRAKPAVPIGGCYRLIDVPMSNCINSGINKIYVLTQFNSQSLNHHLARTYNLGNGVNFGDGFVEVLAATQTPGEFGKRWFQGTADAVRQFIWLFEDAKLRHIENILILSGDHLYRMNYMDFVQKHINCGADISVSCVPIDDSRASDFGLMKVDKMGRIHQFLEKPKGENLRTMQVDTTVLGLPPEYAKNYKYIASMGIYVFKIDVLLKLLRWHYPTANDFGSEIIPMAAKDYNVQAYLFDGYWEDIGTIKSFFDANLSLTDQSPKFHFHDPKKPIFTSPRFLPPTKIEQCRVVDSIISHGCFLTQCSIEHSIVGVRSRLEYGVELKDTMMMGADYYQTEAERASFLAEGKVPVGVGENSKIRNCIIDKNGRIGKSVIIANADNVEEADKPTDGFYIRSGITVVLKNSVIPDGTII; this comes from the exons ATGGCGGAGGCGCTGCCCACGCACACTATGGCTCTCGGGTCGGGCGGCGGCGATCACTGCTCACTGGTTCTCCCTCGGCTCCGGGGCAGAGCTCTGGTGTCTGCTGGGTCGTCATCCTTTCTTGGCGAGAGAGTTTGCCGCGCAGGAGGGTCGCCCAGGAATCATGGAGATGGTCGACTCAGAAGGGATCTTGGCAAGCCGCTCGTCGCCACCACCATCAACTCTGTTCTTGCTGACGTTGCCAAAAACTTCATG GCACAGCCCGTTGACGCGCCGGCCTTCGAAAGGCCACTAGTCGATCCGGGAACTGTTGCCTCGATCATATTAGGCGGAGGAGCTGGAACTCGACTTTTTCCTCTCACTCGAAGAAGGGCGAAACCAGCT GTACCAATTGGAGGTTGTTATAGGCTTATTGATGTACCAATGAGCAATTGCATCAACAGtggaataaataaaatttatgttctAACTCAATTTAACTCTCAGTCTCTGAATCACCATCTTGCTCGGACATATAACTTAGGTAACGGTGTAAATTTTGGTGATGGATTTGTAGAG GTGCTAGCAGCAACACAAACACCCGGAGAATTTGGGAAGAGATGGTTTCAGGGAACAGCAGATGCTGTTAGGCAATTCATATGGCTATTTGAG GATGCAAAACTTAGACATATAGAGAACATACTGATTTTGTCTGGCGATCATCTGTATCGAATGAATTACATGGACTTTGTGCAG AAACACATTAACTGTGGGGCAGATATTTCTGTTTCTTGTGTCCCAATTGATGACAG TCGTGCTTCAGATTTTGGATTGATGAAGGTTGACAAAATGGGGCGAATCCATCAGTTTCTTGAAAAGCCAAAGGGTGAAAATCTGAGGACTATG CAAGTAGACACAACTGTCTTAGGATTGCCTCCTGAATatgcaaaaaattataaatacatTGCATCAATGGGAATATATGTGTTCAAGATAGATGTCCTTCTGAAGCTTCTAAG ATGGCACTATCCTACTGCTAATGATTTTGGCTCAGAGATCATACCAATGGCTGCTAAAGACTACAATGTGCAG GCATATCTATTTGATGGATACTGGGAGGATATTGGAACAATAAAATCATTTTTTGATGCAAATTTGTCTCTCACTGATCAG TCTCCCAAGTTTCATTTTCATGATCCTAAGAAGCCTATTTTTACATCACCACGGTTTTTACCACCAACTAAGATAGAACAATGCAGG GTTGTAGACTCTATAATTTCACATGGATGCTTCTTGACACAATGCAGCATTGAACATTCCATAGTTGGTGTTCGCTCAAGATTAGAGTATGGGGTGGAGCTTAAG GATACCATGATGATGGGTGCAGACTATTATCAGACTGAGGCAGAGAGAGCATCTTTCCTGGCTGAGGGGAAGGTTCCAGTTGGCGTTGGAGAGAACAGTAAGATTAG GAACTGTATCATCGACAAAAATGGCAGGATCGGAAAGAGCGTGATCATTGCAAATGCAGAT AATGTGGAGGAAGCTGATAAACCAACAGATGGATTCTATATTCGTTCTGGAATCACTGTGGTGTTGAAGAACTCTGTTATTCCAGATGGTACCATCATCTAG